In one Serinus canaria isolate serCan28SL12 chromosome 2, serCan2020, whole genome shotgun sequence genomic region, the following are encoded:
- the C2H7orf57 gene encoding uncharacterized protein C7orf57 homolog, whose protein sequence is MPLKQPEKSPIPSQILGLSDLSRAPHEVPLSGYHRKRIRETDSAYVRLAKQGGRPDLLKHYTPVVMKSPPAAYAAPDWFTHCANPAGTEKPRSCVSSLPDYMVHRELMADDHHSKSYERRRGPFEFDTKSVWQREAEDKENAEKNKVKLPPISLKYPSRTPSVSTNQEFSGENKLSFPPVPAQRKSEAVNFSKLISNGYGTDWLQQCTGWEKKIEETSENSEHSEDSERSESPPASNELKPPFQGCNK, encoded by the exons ATGCCACTGAAACAACCAGAGAAGAGCCCAATTCCCTCCCAGATTCTGGGTCTCAGTGACCTCTCAAGAGCTCCCCATGAAGTGCCACTGTCTGGTTACCACAGAAAGAGGATCAGAGAGACTGATTCAGCCTATGTGAGGCTGGCAAAGCAAGGAGGCCGACCTG ACCTACTGAAGCACTACACTCCTGTGGTGATGAAGTCCCCTCCAGCAGCATATGCTGCACCTGACTGGTTCACACACTGTGCCAATCCTGCAGGGACTGAGAAACCACG gagctgtgtttcCTCTCTACCAGATTATATGGTTCACAGAGAGCTTATGGCTGATGACCATCACAGTAAGAGTTATGAGAGAAGAAGAGGGCCTTTTGAGTTTGATACAAAAAGTGTTTGGCAGCGGGAAGCTGAGGACAAAGAAAACgcagagaaaaacaag GTAAAACTTCCACCTATAAGCCTTAAATATCCAAGCAGAACGCCATCTGTTTCTACAAACCAGGAATTTAGTGGAGAAAATAAGCTCTCCTTCCCACCTGT GCCTGCTCAAAGAAAAAGTGAAGCAGTAAATTTTAGCAAATTAATAAGCAATGGTTATGGGACTGACTGGTTGCAGCAGTGTActggatgggaaaaaaagattgaagaaacatcagaaaataGTGAGCACTCTGAAG ATTCAGAACGATCTGAATCACCACCTGCAAGCAATGAGTTAAAGCCACCGTTTCAGGGATGTAATAAGTAA